A region of the Rubripirellula tenax genome:
AGGTATTGTCCGCCAATCCGAGTTCGGTAACGGAGTCAATAATCCGGCCGACGTTAAAATCGATTTCTTCGATGACGTCCCCATACAGGCCGCGTTTGCTCTTTCTTTTGAACGGTGCCGAAGCATCCAATCGAGTGTGCGGCATGGAATGCGGTATGTAGATGAAGAACGGCTTCGCTTGATTCTGTTTCATAAAACCGATTGCTTCGTCGGTGTACCGCTGGGTCAGCGTCGCCATATCCGCGTTCGGTTCGATCAGCTCTTCGTTGCGATATAGGTTGGCGATCGTGTCGTTGCTGGTTGGCGTCCCAAAGAAATAGTCGAAGCCTTGTCGGGTGGGCAGCAGGTCCGCAAAAAAGGCTTTCTGGGAGTGCTTGGCTAAGTCCCACTTTCCGAAGCAAGCGGTCGCGTAGCCTTTCGTTTTCAAAACCTCCGCCACCGTGATTTCTTCACTGTGAAGAATCGGATGGACCTGTTTTTCGTTTCCGCGTTCGGCAACACGCATCGGATAGCATCCAGTCATCAGCGCCGCTCGCGACGGTCCGCACACGGGTTGCGCATAGAAGCTTGTGAACTTCATGCCGTCGGCTGCCATCGCATCTAGCCGAGGCGTACGAATGTCTGGTGACCCGAAACATCCGACGTCGGCATACCCTTGGTCATCGGTGAAGATGACGACAAAGTTGGGCGGATGCTCCTTGGCAAATGTCGCTGACGGTACAAAACCCGCCGAGCAGGCCGTCAGAAGTAAAAAGAGGTTCCACGCCATGAATCAATTCCTGTGTGCCTTGAAATTCAAAGTGCTGGCAAGTTGGTTCAGGTCACTTCATCGACTTATCGGGCGCGCCTGGTCAGATGATGCCCTGATTTTCTCATTGCGGTTGGTAAACAATACTGTATCAGTTCAAGCGGCCGTGAAGCTCGCCTGCGTCTTGGGTTAGAATCCGGCAGCCCGCCAATGAACGGCAACGCGTCAAGCTAACTCTCGCGATGGAACTGCTGAATTATCATGTTGAAGACTTCGTTGATTCACCCGGGTATCCTTGCTGCGCTGGCCGCGTCCGGCCACTTCTCGCAAGTGCTGATCGCGGACGGCAATTTTCCCGTCGCTGGCAATCGCGGTCCGAATGCGAGCGTCGTTCACCTCAATCTGACGCCTGGCACGGTGGACGCGCTGACGGTGTTGGACGTATTGCTGACTGCGGTGCCAGTACAGGCCGCGACCGTCATGGAGGCACCCGACGATTTTCATCCGCCCATTCACAAGCTGTACCGACAACGACTGGACGATGCCGTGACGTGGACGCAAATGGAGCGTTGGGCGTTCTACGACAAGATCGCATCACCCCGCACAACGCTGATGATTGCCACCGGCGAACAGCGGCGTTTTGCGAATCTGTTACTTGAAATCGGCGTGGTGAAGCTGGCCGTCGAGTCCTTTTAACCGCGGCTGGTCTCTTTCACTGGTGGCTATCGTTTTAAATCATTAATATTTATGATGGCCCCTTTGGACTTCATGGCGTTTTGGGTTCCGCTACGCCCATGCCCGGCAAATTAGCTGCGACAACGGACAGGGCGTCTGCTCGCCGCGTTGGCTCACATCTCTCATCCCGAAGCAACCCAATCCGTGATACCCGAATCCTATCGTCATTGGCAGAACGCCGCCCGCAAACTGCTCGAGCCACTCGCTGCGCTGATGCAGTCGGGGCGAGCCGACCTTGACATCATCGGCCCGGCGAGCGACCACGACCGCCAAGCCGACCGGCTGGAATCGTTTGCTCGCCCGCTGTTGCTGGCAGCCCATTGGTTGCAGACGCCGTCGAGTCCCAGCGACGAAGCGTTTCGCGAGAAAATCGCCCAATGGTTTCGCGCGGGGTTGGTGATCGGCGCCGATCCGGCGAGCGAACACTATTGGGGCCCCGACGCGAACTACCACCAGCACCACGTCGAGATTGGCCTGCTGACCATTGCGT
Encoded here:
- a CDS encoding RbsD/FucU family protein; the protein is MLKTSLIHPGILAALAASGHFSQVLIADGNFPVAGNRGPNASVVHLNLTPGTVDALTVLDVLLTAVPVQAATVMEAPDDFHPPIHKLYRQRLDDAVTWTQMERWAFYDKIASPRTTLMIATGEQRRFANLLLEIGVVKLAVESF
- a CDS encoding sulfatase family protein, giving the protein MAWNLFLLLTACSAGFVPSATFAKEHPPNFVVIFTDDQGYADVGCFGSPDIRTPRLDAMAADGMKFTSFYAQPVCGPSRAALMTGCYPMRVAERGNEKQVHPILHSEEITVAEVLKTKGYATACFGKWDLAKHSQKAFFADLLPTRQGFDYFFGTPTSNDTIANLYRNEELIEPNADMATLTQRYTDEAIGFMKQNQAKPFFIYIPHSMPHTRLDASAPFKRKSKRGLYGDVIEEIDFNVGRIIDSVTELGLADNTYVIFTSDNGPWLIKNTNHADGHLPSDHGGSAGTLRSGKTSTFEGGVRVPFIVWGPGRVPAGTTCDSIASTLDVLPTLAALSGAAAPPDRVIDGEDIRHLIHGEFDKADADKTHFYYLRVRLQAVRQGKWKLHLPREKEPSDVAPFTQNRHIAPEDRVGFDTPFLVDLDNDIGETTNVADQHPQVTQRLLALAESMRSDLGDFDRVGKNMRFFDLEGPRPTKPPLPKQRVPAKAKLKSNR